A single Mustela lutreola isolate mMusLut2 chromosome X, mMusLut2.pri, whole genome shotgun sequence DNA region contains:
- the LOC131822040 gene encoding centromere protein V-like protein 3: protein MRLLSNLLGNQGRWARAWKAAGAMGRVRNGASTQSRGRKRPGDPATACAAIPAMGARRPPFQVRVGSHAAGRKSAAARRDPARLRRKRWWRRTREAGSKGPLRSPKPPAPAVSSGEMDLGAQRERWETFRKRRGLSCEGAAKFLLDTFEYPGLVYHTGGCHCGAVRFAVWAPADLRVVDCSCRLCRKKQHRHFLVPASRFTLLLGAESIVTYRSHAHPALHSFCSRCGVQSFHASVSDPGVYGVAPHCLDAGTVRSVVIEEVDGGDWGEEAVKEPKAIQSASPE, encoded by the coding sequence ATGAGGCTGCTCAGTAACTTACTAGGAAACCAGGGGCGGTGGGCGCGCGCTTGGAAGGCTGCAGGCGCCATGGGCAGAGTGAGGAACGGCGCCAGCACCCAGTCGCGGGGGCGAAAGCGTCCCGGGGATCCCGCCACCGCCTGTGCAGCCATCCCGGCCATGGGCGCCCGGCGCCCCCCTTTCCAAGTCCGCGTGGGGAGCCACGCGGCGGGAAGGAAGTCGGCGGCGGCCAGGCGGGATCCCGCAAGGTTGCGGCGGAAGCGCTGGTGGCGGCGGACCCGGGAGGCAGGCTCCAAAGGCCCGCTGCGATCCCCGAAGCCCCCGGCGCCCGCCGTGTCCTCTGGCGAGATGGACCTGGGCGCGCAGCGGGAGCGCTGGGAGACGTTCAGGAAGCGGCGGGGCCTCAGCTGCGAGGGCGCCGCCAAGTTCCTGCTGGACACCTTCGAGTACCCAGGCCTGGTGTATCACACCGGAGGCTGCCACTGCGGCGCGGTCCGCTTCGCCGTCTGGGCCCCCGCAGACCTGCGCGTGGTGGATTGCAGCTGCAGGCTGTGCAGGAAGAAGCAGCACCGACACTTTCTCGTCCCGGCCTCGCGCTTCACTCTCCTGCTGGGCGCCGAGAGCATAGTCACCTATCGATCCCACGCGCACCCGGCGCTGCACAGCTTCTGCAGCAGGTGCGGGGTGCAGAGTTTCCACGCCTCTGTCTCTGACCCCGGCGTGTATGGCGTCGCCCCGCACTGCCTGGACGCCGGCACCGTGCGCAGTGTGGTCATCGAGGAGGTCGACGGTGGCGACTGGGGGGAGGAGGCCGTGAAGGAGCCCAAGGCCATCCAGAGCGCGTCCCCCGAGTga